In a single window of the Gemmatimonadota bacterium genome:
- the ruvX gene encoding Holliday junction resolvase RuvX, translated as MRALGIDYGLRRIGLALSDPTGTIASPLETLVRRAGKRPPITKLETIARERDVEHLVVGLPLSLDGNETEWCGEVRSVGERLAERLSLEVSFVDERMTSVRAERAVRASGLPKRKREDKRRIDAAAAQLILQAWLDQRTVSQ; from the coding sequence GTGCGTGCGCTCGGTATCGACTACGGTCTAAGAAGGATCGGACTGGCTTTGAGTGACCCGACCGGTACGATCGCGTCCCCGCTCGAGACGCTCGTGCGCCGAGCAGGCAAGCGTCCGCCGATCACGAAACTCGAGACGATCGCGCGGGAGCGGGACGTTGAGCACCTCGTCGTCGGGCTGCCCCTCAGCCTCGACGGTAATGAGACCGAGTGGTGCGGGGAGGTGCGCTCCGTAGGGGAGCGACTCGCCGAACGCCTTTCCCTGGAGGTGTCGTTCGTGGACGAGCGCATGACGTCGGTGCGAGCTGAACGCGCGGTCCGGGCTTCGGGCCTGCCGAAGCGTAAGCGTGAGGACAAGCGCCGCATCGATGCGGCAGCCGCCCAGTTGATCTTGCAGGCCTGGCTCGACCAGCGGACCGTGTCACAATGA